One part of the Caproiciproducens sp. CPB-2 genome encodes these proteins:
- a CDS encoding arsenate reductase family protein, producing the protein MNIQIFGKPKCFDTKKAERYFKERKIKYQSIDVAKYGMSRGEFNSVKSAVGGLEKLIDGDSKDDDAVLLRYLAGAQAKEEKLLANPQLLKTPVVRNGKRATVGYQPEIWKTWE; encoded by the coding sequence TTGAATATTCAGATATTCGGAAAGCCGAAATGCTTTGATACCAAAAAGGCGGAACGCTATTTTAAGGAACGCAAAATAAAATACCAGAGCATCGACGTCGCGAAATACGGCATGAGCAGGGGAGAGTTCAACAGTGTCAAGTCGGCTGTCGGCGGCCTTGAGAAGCTGATTGACGGGGATTCAAAGGATGACGACGCTGTGCTCCTCCGGTACCTCGCGGGGGCCCAGGCCAAAGAGGAAAAGCTTCTCGCAAATCCGCAGCTTCTGAAAACGCCCGTCGTCCGCAACGGAAAACGGGCGACTGTGGGCTATCAGCCCGAAATCTGGAAAACGTGGGAGTGA
- a CDS encoding GAF domain-containing protein, translating into MEQTESFYPEDQKEMYALLKTQMKAVLDGERHVIPNLANASALLGGALQNINWVGFYLKHREELLLGPFQGKLACVHIAFGKGVCGAAYSRGETVLVRDVHRFPGHIACDCASNSEIVVPLFSHRQAVGVLDIDSPLFARFNETDARELEELARIIENSCDWTELPGLQ; encoded by the coding sequence ATGGAGCAAACGGAATCTTTTTACCCGGAAGATCAAAAAGAAATGTACGCGCTTTTAAAGACGCAGATGAAAGCGGTTTTGGACGGGGAACGCCACGTGATCCCCAATCTGGCGAACGCTTCCGCCCTGCTGGGCGGCGCGCTGCAGAATATCAACTGGGTGGGCTTTTACCTGAAGCATCGGGAGGAGCTGCTGCTCGGGCCGTTTCAGGGAAAGCTTGCCTGTGTGCATATCGCGTTTGGAAAGGGTGTCTGCGGCGCCGCGTACAGCCGCGGGGAAACCGTGCTGGTGAGGGACGTCCATCGGTTCCCGGGGCACATTGCCTGTGACTGCGCTTCCAACTCTGAAATCGTCGTTCCGCTGTTCAGCCATCGGCAGGCCGTCGGCGTGCTGGACATCGACAGTCCGCTGTTTGCTCGCTTCAACGAAACGGATGCCCGCGAGCTGGAAGAGCTCGCCCGGATCATTGAAAATTCGTGCGACTGGACCGAACTGCCCGGTTTGCAGTGA
- the ispE gene encoding 4-(cytidine 5'-diphospho)-2-C-methyl-D-erythritol kinase produces MPFTVKANAKINLTLDITGKREDGYHLLRMVMQSVTLCDTLTLRREGKGIRLFCDRSEIPCNEANTVYKAAAAFFAYTGINQNLTVHIDKAIPSQAGLGGGSADAAAVLLALNQIYGAGLPEKTLCEIGLKIGADVPFCVAGGTALVEGIGEKLTALPALPPCHIVICKPPVGVDTKKAYALADAASKKESGFSSAMLDAVRRRDLSAVAQNLGNEFEQVMHLAEAAHIKNAMIRHGALGACMTGSGSAVFGIFEEDGKAVSCQSALKDVYPEALVCEPASSGCLLQWKD; encoded by the coding sequence ATGCCTTTCACAGTCAAAGCAAACGCGAAAATCAACCTGACGCTGGACATTACCGGGAAACGCGAGGACGGCTATCATCTTCTGCGCATGGTAATGCAGTCCGTCACCCTTTGCGATACCCTTACGCTCCGTAGGGAAGGAAAGGGGATCCGCCTTTTCTGTGACCGGAGCGAAATTCCCTGTAATGAAGCCAATACCGTTTATAAAGCCGCGGCGGCCTTTTTTGCTTACACCGGCATCAACCAGAACCTGACGGTACATATTGATAAGGCGATTCCGTCCCAGGCCGGTCTGGGCGGCGGAAGCGCCGACGCTGCCGCCGTGCTGCTTGCGCTGAATCAAATATACGGCGCCGGTTTACCGGAGAAAACGCTCTGTGAAATCGGGCTGAAAATCGGCGCGGACGTTCCGTTCTGCGTTGCCGGCGGGACCGCGCTTGTCGAAGGGATCGGGGAAAAGCTGACGGCTTTGCCCGCCCTGCCCCCGTGCCATATTGTGATCTGTAAGCCGCCGGTGGGGGTCGACACCAAAAAGGCCTATGCGTTGGCGGACGCCGCCTCAAAAAAAGAGAGCGGCTTTTCCTCCGCCATGCTCGACGCGGTCCGAAGGAGAGATCTCAGCGCGGTCGCACAGAATCTTGGCAATGAGTTTGAACAGGTGATGCACCTTGCCGAAGCGGCCCATATCAAAAACGCGATGATTCGGCACGGCGCGCTCGGCGCATGTATGACCGGAAGCGGCTCGGCCGTTTTCGGTATTTTTGAAGAGGATGGAAAGGCCGTGTCCTGCCAATCGGCGCTGAAGGACGTTTATCCCGAAGCCCTTGTCTGTGAGCCGGCTTCCTCGGGCTGTCTGCTTCAATGGAAGGATTGA
- a CDS encoding aminotransferase class I/II-fold pyridoxal phosphate-dependent enzyme, protein MRRTREGVFCVIDYQSVLNEEIKQLKPSGIRRFFDIANEMENVISLSIGEPDFSTPWHVRQEGIKSLEDGKTWYSPNRGFIELREEICRWLKRRYHIEYEAKTDVVVTVGGSEAIDLCIRCLINPGEEVLIPEPSFVCYRPLTEMAGGVPVTIETKQEDQFRLTAKALRKKITPKTKLLILPFPNNPTGAVMRRNNLEEIAEVVRENDLLVLSDEIYSELTYGDTRHVSFAAIEGMKERTVVVNGFSKAFAMTGWRLGYAVGPKEIVGQMTKLHQYGIMSAPTMAQYAAIEALKNGDSDIDEMREQYDMRRRLIVDGFNSMGLTCFEPEGAFYVFPCIKSTGMTSQDFCEKLIYAEHVAVVPGGAFGSCGEGYVRVSYSYSIKHITEAMSRIGHFLKNL, encoded by the coding sequence ATGAGAAGGACGAGAGAAGGAGTGTTCTGTGTGATTGATTACCAGTCCGTGCTCAATGAGGAAATCAAGCAGCTGAAGCCGTCCGGAATCCGCCGCTTCTTCGACATTGCAAACGAAATGGAGAACGTGATCTCCCTGTCCATCGGCGAGCCCGACTTTTCCACGCCCTGGCATGTCCGCCAGGAGGGAATCAAATCGCTGGAGGACGGCAAGACGTGGTATTCGCCGAACCGCGGATTTATAGAACTGAGGGAAGAAATCTGCCGGTGGCTGAAGCGCCGCTACCATATTGAATATGAGGCAAAGACGGATGTCGTCGTGACGGTAGGCGGCAGCGAGGCGATCGATCTCTGTATCCGCTGCCTGATTAATCCCGGCGAGGAAGTGCTGATCCCCGAACCGAGCTTTGTCTGCTACCGTCCGCTGACGGAAATGGCGGGCGGCGTGCCGGTTACGATCGAAACGAAGCAGGAGGATCAATTCCGTCTGACCGCGAAAGCGCTGCGGAAGAAGATCACGCCGAAAACGAAGCTGCTGATTCTTCCGTTTCCCAACAACCCGACCGGCGCGGTCATGCGCCGCAACAATCTGGAGGAGATCGCCGAGGTCGTCCGGGAAAACGACCTGCTGGTGCTTTCGGATGAAATTTACAGCGAGCTTACCTACGGCGATACCCGCCACGTCTCTTTTGCCGCGATAGAGGGAATGAAGGAACGCACCGTTGTCGTGAACGGTTTTTCCAAAGCGTTTGCAATGACCGGCTGGCGCCTCGGTTATGCCGTTGGGCCGAAAGAAATCGTCGGGCAGATGACGAAGCTTCATCAGTACGGCATCATGAGCGCCCCTACTATGGCGCAGTACGCCGCGATCGAAGCCCTGAAAAACGGCGACAGCGACATTGACGAAATGCGGGAACAATACGACATGCGCCGTCGGCTGATTGTGGACGGTTTCAATTCCATGGGGCTGACCTGTTTTGAGCCGGAAGGGGCCTTCTATGTATTCCCCTGTATTAAAAGTACGGGAATGACCTCTCAGGATTTCTGCGAAAAGCTGATTTATGCGGAGCATGTCGCGGTCGTTCCGGGCGGCGCTTTCGGCAGCTGCGGGGAAGGGTATGTGCGCGTGTCCTATTCGTACTCCATTAAGCATATTACGGAAGCAATGTCGCGGATCGGCCATTTCCTGAAGAACTTATAA
- a CDS encoding Lrp/AsnC family transcriptional regulator, whose product MDRLLNLLDENARLSTEQLAVMLDKTPDKVAEAIADYEKQGVIRGYKALINWEKIDENKASALIELRVSPKRDRGFDEIANRIMQFDEVESVYLMSGGYDLAVKVHGKSMQEIAMFVMRRLSTLDSVLSTATHFILTRYKDGGVILNSGDEKDERRSVLCD is encoded by the coding sequence ATGGACCGTTTACTGAATCTTTTAGATGAAAATGCACGCCTGAGCACTGAACAATTGGCCGTCATGCTGGACAAAACCCCGGACAAGGTCGCTGAAGCGATCGCCGATTACGAAAAGCAGGGGGTGATCAGGGGCTATAAGGCGCTTATCAACTGGGAAAAAATCGATGAGAATAAAGCAAGCGCGCTGATCGAGCTGCGCGTATCGCCGAAGCGCGACCGCGGCTTTGACGAAATTGCCAACCGCATTATGCAGTTTGACGAGGTGGAAAGCGTTTACCTGATGTCCGGCGGCTATGATCTGGCGGTCAAGGTGCACGGCAAAAGCATGCAGGAAATCGCCATGTTCGTCATGCGCCGCCTGTCCACGCTCGACTCCGTCCTTTCCACAGCCACCCACTTTATCCTGACCCGTTACAAAGACGGCGGCGTCATCCTCAACTCCGGGGATGAGAAGGACGAGAGAAGGAGTGTTCTGTGTGATTGA
- a CDS encoding histidinol-phosphatase HisJ family protein, translating into MKYHYISDSHVHSDCSRDANDPTMMMCESAVRLGLYSITMTDHCECNVYREEEYDKSIRQSYFEARKAGAVFHSRLHVYAGVELGQPMQDPSAADDVLGSCDFDFVLASVHSVKNSVDFYDLDYRHADIDDALERYFDEILEVIEWGKFDSLAHLTYPWRYIVGEHNIKIDNQKFGGRIDEVLRALILKHRALEINTSGLRQKIGTTLPDLPVLARYRELGGKLVTIGSDAHRWADVGGGVEKGLSLLLAAGFHHFTVYQHHIPKFLPIS; encoded by the coding sequence ATGAAATATCATTATATATCGGACAGCCACGTCCATTCCGACTGTTCCCGCGACGCCAACGACCCGACCATGATGATGTGCGAAAGCGCGGTGCGGCTCGGGCTTTATTCCATTACCATGACGGACCATTGCGAATGCAACGTCTACCGGGAGGAAGAGTACGACAAAAGCATCCGGCAGTCTTACTTTGAAGCGCGCAAAGCGGGGGCCGTTTTTCACAGCCGCCTGCATGTCTATGCCGGAGTGGAGCTTGGACAGCCCATGCAGGATCCTTCCGCCGCGGACGACGTTCTCGGCTCCTGCGATTTCGATTTTGTGCTTGCTTCCGTCCACAGTGTTAAAAACAGTGTGGATTTTTATGATTTGGATTACAGGCATGCGGATATCGACGATGCCCTGGAAAGGTATTTTGACGAGATTCTGGAAGTAATCGAATGGGGAAAATTCGATTCTCTCGCTCATCTGACCTATCCCTGGCGGTATATTGTCGGCGAACACAACATCAAAATCGACAATCAAAAATTTGGAGGAAGAATAGACGAGGTGCTGAGAGCGCTGATCCTGAAGCACAGGGCGCTGGAGATCAACACTTCGGGGCTCCGCCAGAAGATTGGTACGACTCTGCCGGATCTGCCGGTGCTGGCCCGCTACCGCGAGCTGGGCGGCAAGCTGGTCACCATCGGTTCGGACGCACACCGCTGGGCCGACGTGGGGGGCGGGGTGGAAAAGGGGCTCAGCCTTTTGCTTGCCGCAGGCTTTCATCACTTTACCGTTTATCAACATCATATACCTAAATTTTTACCGATATCTTAA
- a CDS encoding ACT domain-containing protein produces the protein MRAVITVIGKDMVGILARVSTICADNGVNVVEVTQSILQDLFAMIMMVDISKSTIPFNELSDKLTAIGSDMNLTIHVMHEDIFNSMHRI, from the coding sequence ATGCGTGCGGTAATTACGGTCATAGGCAAAGATATGGTGGGCATCCTTGCCCGGGTTTCTACGATCTGTGCCGACAACGGCGTCAACGTAGTAGAAGTGACACAATCCATTTTACAGGATCTGTTCGCCATGATCATGATGGTCGATATTTCAAAATCCACCATCCCTTTCAACGAGCTTTCGGACAAGCTCACGGCAATCGGCAGCGATATGAATCTGACCATCCACGTCATGCACGAGGATATCTTCAACTCCATGCACCGGATATAA
- a CDS encoding PFL family protein encodes MVNSHDILETINMIDNENLDVRTITMGISLLDCVDSDIDKSCDKIYDKICRYAGNLVKTGEDISKEYGIPIIHKRIAVTPIAMIAAACPGNNPVHFAKALDRAARSTGVNFIGGYSALVHKGFAPGDYALIKSIPEALSETEFVCSSVNIGTTKAGINMDAVAKMGKIIRELAQATADRDCIGAAKLVVFCNAPEDNPFMAGAFHGAGEPDCVINVGVSGPGVVRAALAKAGDCDITAVADIVKKTAFKITRMGQLVAQEASRRLYVPFGIVDLSLAPTPAVGDSVAYILEEMGLECCGAHGTTAALALLNDAVKKGGVMASSHVGGLSGAFIPVTEDAGMIHAARCGALSIVKLEAMTAVCSVGLDMIAVPGDTPAEILSAIIADEAAIGMVNSKTTAVRIIPAIGKKAGEELNFGGLLGGGPVMEVNRFSPLKFIERGGRIPAPMQSLKN; translated from the coding sequence ATGGTCAACTCCCATGACATACTGGAAACCATCAACATGATTGACAATGAAAATCTGGACGTGCGCACCATCACAATGGGGATTTCCCTTCTGGACTGCGTCGATTCGGACATCGATAAATCCTGCGATAAAATTTATGATAAAATTTGCCGTTACGCGGGTAATCTGGTAAAAACCGGCGAAGATATCAGCAAAGAATACGGCATCCCGATTATTCATAAAAGAATCGCCGTTACCCCCATTGCAATGATCGCGGCCGCGTGCCCCGGCAACAACCCGGTGCATTTTGCCAAAGCCCTTGACCGTGCCGCCAGATCGACCGGCGTCAACTTCATCGGCGGTTATTCCGCGCTGGTTCACAAGGGATTTGCGCCCGGCGACTATGCCCTGATCAAGAGCATTCCGGAAGCGCTGAGCGAGACGGAATTCGTCTGCTCCTCCGTCAACATCGGAACCACCAAGGCGGGCATCAATATGGACGCCGTGGCCAAAATGGGCAAGATCATCCGTGAGCTGGCACAGGCCACCGCCGACCGGGACTGCATCGGCGCGGCCAAGCTGGTCGTTTTCTGCAACGCGCCGGAGGACAATCCGTTTATGGCGGGCGCCTTCCACGGGGCGGGTGAACCGGACTGCGTGATCAACGTGGGCGTCTCGGGCCCCGGCGTCGTCCGCGCGGCGCTGGCAAAGGCCGGCGACTGCGACATTACGGCGGTAGCGGATATCGTTAAAAAAACGGCGTTTAAAATCACACGCATGGGTCAGCTGGTGGCACAGGAAGCCTCCCGCAGGCTGTACGTTCCGTTCGGCATCGTCGATCTTTCCCTTGCGCCGACTCCGGCCGTGGGCGATTCCGTGGCGTATATTCTGGAGGAAATGGGCCTTGAGTGCTGCGGCGCGCACGGCACGACAGCCGCTCTCGCCCTTCTGAACGACGCCGTCAAAAAGGGCGGCGTGATGGCGTCCTCCCATGTCGGCGGACTCTCCGGCGCGTTTATCCCGGTAACGGAGGATGCGGGCATGATTCACGCCGCGCGGTGCGGCGCGCTGAGCATCGTCAAGCTGGAAGCAATGACCGCCGTGTGCTCCGTAGGTCTGGACATGATTGCGGTTCCGGGCGACACACCCGCGGAAATTCTCTCCGCCATTATTGCGGATGAAGCCGCGATCGGTATGGTCAACTCGAAAACCACCGCCGTGCGCATCATTCCGGCGATCGGGAAAAAGGCCGGAGAAGAGCTGAATTTCGGCGGCCTTCTGGGCGGCGGCCCCGTGATGGAAGTCAATCGGTTCTCTCCTTTGAAATTTATCGAGCGCGGCGGAAGAATCCCCGCACCGATGCAAAGTCTTAAAAATTAA
- a CDS encoding V0D/AC39 family V-type ATPase subunit, whose protein sequence is MLSTFSSNAILSKARAMYGRRLTKQNYRELLACQNVGEIANYLKTRTAYGKALAGIDQNSVHRGQLEAKLKQKLFDDYASLCRYEISVGDHFSRYPIMRSEIEQILHSILLLEAGTPEDYLFSLPMYLTRHTHINLTALSQMKSYDDLLSALSHTPYQKLLEGFKPIKGIPINYTGIENALYTYLYQNLFEVIDRYTHGETARQLRDIFNSYIDLINYARIIRLKASYNAGPDFIRSSLLPFGNINKRILNEMIEAENADAVTELMERTSIGKHFLKIEHSYAGEISNRVKYMTCRHDIHFSTHPSVVMISYTFIMETEVRDIITIVEGIRYKLPPEEIVKLLVVYHFNERSD, encoded by the coding sequence ATGCTTTCCACCTTTTCTTCCAATGCGATTTTGTCAAAGGCGCGCGCCATGTACGGAAGGCGCCTTACAAAACAGAATTACAGGGAATTGCTGGCCTGTCAGAACGTGGGGGAAATCGCCAACTACCTGAAAACGCGGACAGCCTACGGCAAGGCGCTTGCGGGAATTGATCAAAACAGCGTCCACCGCGGCCAGCTCGAGGCCAAGCTGAAGCAAAAGCTTTTTGATGATTATGCTTCCCTGTGCAGATACGAAATATCCGTCGGCGACCATTTTTCCCGGTATCCGATCATGCGCAGCGAAATTGAGCAGATTCTGCACAGCATTCTTTTACTGGAAGCCGGCACGCCGGAGGATTACCTGTTTTCTTTGCCAATGTATCTGACCCGGCACACGCACATTAACCTGACGGCGCTAAGCCAGATGAAAAGCTACGACGACCTGCTCAGCGCGCTCAGCCACACACCATACCAAAAACTTCTGGAAGGATTCAAACCGATTAAGGGAATTCCGATCAATTACACCGGAATTGAAAACGCCCTTTACACCTATCTCTATCAGAATCTGTTTGAAGTAATCGACCGCTATACCCACGGGGAAACCGCAAGACAGCTCCGTGACATTTTCAACTCCTATATTGACCTGATTAATTATGCCCGCATTATCCGTTTAAAAGCTTCATATAACGCGGGGCCTGATTTTATCCGGAGTTCTCTTCTGCCGTTCGGAAATATAAACAAACGAATCCTGAACGAAATGATTGAAGCGGAAAATGCCGACGCTGTAACTGAACTGATGGAGCGGACCTCCATTGGCAAGCATTTTCTGAAAATTGAACACAGTTATGCCGGAGAAATCTCCAACCGGGTAAAGTATATGACATGCCGGCATGACATTCATTTTTCCACCCACCCGTCGGTCGTGATGATTTCGTATACCTTTATCATGGAAACGGAAGTAAGGGACATCATTACGATTGTCGAGGGAATCAGATACAAATTGCCTCCTGAAGAGATTGTGAAATTGCTTGTAGTCTATCATTTCAATGAAAGGAGTGATTGA
- a CDS encoding V-type ATP synthase subunit I: MDDLDQATALCGKSCVFHPDNALSFYSDTSDFSPLNEENPYSEPLQQLTDAMAGSKKKLPLLSAAEVSRIKMSREEMNDYVDYISSSFSQLQKERADAQLKIQNYTGEIEKISHFVGLELDLDQIHACKYIKVRFGSLPKESYEKLNSYKQNPYIIFFPSTSDATHYWGVYFSPIDMVSEVDRIFSSLYFERTRLTELTGSPESGVETLRKKRDAETERLKHIDEQFESLWKKEKTMCQKVYSWLTEQSVYFGIRRYAARYNDNFILTGWIPADQENRFKKALDKVESLNYTFEGAEEELLHSPPVELKNKKIFRPFEFFVDMYGLPCYDEVDPTPFVALTYFLLFGIMFGDLGQGLCVSLIGWYMWKKKQMKLGRILIPCGFSSAVFGLVFGSVFGFENALDPVYRALGFAEKPVEVMKPATTNTIIYSAVGIGVVLVMLAILINIYSSLKRKHYENALFGPNGVAGFIFYTSLVFGFGGQMLFGWQIVTPSYVVCFIILPIAVMFFREVLGGFVEHRPDWKPEKWGDFIMQNFFEVFEFLLSFATNTMSFLRVGAFVLVHAGMMLVVFTLAEMSGGIGYVLIVMIGNVFVMALEGLLVGIQVLRLEFYEMFSRFFDGGGRPFNPVVVRREQ; encoded by the coding sequence ATGGATGACTTGGATCAAGCCACCGCGCTGTGCGGAAAATCGTGTGTATTTCACCCGGACAATGCGCTGTCATTCTACTCCGATACTTCCGATTTTTCTCCGCTGAATGAAGAAAATCCTTACTCCGAGCCCCTGCAGCAGCTTACCGATGCCATGGCGGGTTCCAAAAAGAAGCTTCCCCTTTTGAGCGCCGCCGAAGTTTCCAGAATCAAGATGAGCCGCGAAGAGATGAACGATTACGTTGACTATATATCGTCCTCTTTCAGCCAACTGCAGAAGGAACGTGCGGACGCTCAGCTCAAAATTCAGAATTACACCGGCGAAATAGAAAAAATCAGTCATTTCGTGGGCCTTGAACTGGACCTGGACCAGATTCACGCCTGCAAGTACATTAAGGTTCGGTTCGGTTCTCTTCCGAAGGAAAGCTATGAAAAACTGAATTCTTACAAACAAAATCCATACATTATCTTTTTTCCGTCCACGAGCGATGCGACTCATTACTGGGGGGTTTATTTTTCGCCCATTGATATGGTCAGCGAGGTCGACCGGATCTTTTCCAGCCTCTATTTTGAAAGGACACGCCTGACGGAACTGACCGGCAGCCCGGAATCGGGTGTGGAAACGCTCCGCAAAAAACGCGATGCGGAAACAGAGCGCCTCAAGCATATCGACGAACAGTTTGAATCGCTTTGGAAAAAGGAAAAGACAATGTGCCAGAAGGTTTATTCCTGGCTGACCGAGCAGTCCGTCTATTTTGGGATCCGTCGCTATGCGGCCCGCTACAACGATAATTTCATCCTGACCGGCTGGATTCCGGCGGATCAGGAAAACCGCTTCAAAAAAGCGCTCGACAAGGTGGAGTCCCTGAATTACACCTTTGAAGGAGCCGAGGAAGAGCTGCTGCACTCCCCGCCCGTAGAGCTGAAAAACAAGAAGATATTCCGCCCCTTTGAATTCTTTGTCGATATGTACGGGCTTCCGTGTTATGACGAGGTCGATCCGACCCCGTTTGTCGCCCTTACCTATTTCCTGCTGTTCGGCATCATGTTCGGCGACCTTGGCCAGGGACTTTGCGTTTCCCTGATCGGCTGGTACATGTGGAAAAAGAAGCAGATGAAGCTTGGCAGAATCCTGATTCCCTGCGGCTTTTCTTCCGCTGTTTTCGGACTGGTCTTCGGTTCGGTATTCGGCTTTGAGAACGCGCTCGACCCGGTGTACCGCGCGCTCGGCTTTGCCGAAAAACCGGTGGAAGTGATGAAGCCCGCCACCACCAACACGATCATCTATTCCGCGGTGGGAATCGGCGTGGTTTTGGTCATGCTGGCAATCTTAATCAACATTTACTCTTCCCTGAAGAGAAAGCACTATGAGAACGCTCTGTTCGGCCCCAACGGGGTCGCCGGGTTCATTTTCTATACGTCGCTGGTGTTCGGTTTCGGCGGACAGATGCTGTTTGGCTGGCAGATCGTCACTCCTTCCTATGTCGTCTGCTTCATCATCCTGCCGATCGCCGTGATGTTCTTCCGCGAAGTGCTCGGTGGTTTCGTGGAGCACAGGCCGGACTGGAAGCCCGAAAAATGGGGCGATTTCATCATGCAGAACTTTTTCGAGGTGTTTGAATTCCTGCTGAGCTTTGCGACAAACACCATGAGCTTTCTGCGTGTAGGCGCTTTTGTGCTTGTCCACGCCGGTATGATGCTGGTTGTGTTTACGCTTGCCGAAATGTCCGGCGGCATCGGATACGTCCTGATCGTGATGATCGGCAACGTGTTCGTTATGGCCCTGGAGGGCCTGCTTGTGGGGATTCAGGTATTGAGGCTTGAATTCTACGAGATGTTCAGCCGTTTCTTCGACGGCGGAGGACGTCCGTTCAATCCTGTTGTTGTTCGTAGGGAGCAGTAA
- a CDS encoding ATP synthase subunit C, whose protein sequence is MKFVLICLPVLFLIASVILSVRSVKNGKKVRSAVATQLLAFMAVCVLTFAIPVVASATTPSDTPAKPSSSETGAVDNSTGMGLIAAALVTGLAGIGGGIAVAAAAPAAIGATSEDPKAFGKALIFVALGEGIALYGLLISILILNKV, encoded by the coding sequence ATGAAATTCGTATTAATTTGCTTACCTGTATTGTTTTTAATTGCTTCGGTAATTCTTTCCGTCCGCTCCGTTAAGAACGGGAAAAAAGTTCGCAGTGCCGTAGCGACGCAGCTTTTGGCCTTTATGGCGGTTTGCGTCCTTACCTTTGCGATTCCCGTCGTGGCTTCCGCCACCACTCCTTCCGACACTCCCGCCAAACCTTCCTCCTCTGAAACCGGAGCTGTTGACAATTCTACGGGAATGGGCCTGATTGCGGCCGCTCTCGTTACCGGTCTTGCGGGCATCGGCGGCGGTATTGCCGTTGCCGCGGCGGCCCCCGCCGCTATCGGCGCGACCAGCGAAGATCCGAAGGCGTTCGGTAAGGCGCTGATCTTCGTGGCTCTGGGCGAAGGTATCGCTCTGTACGGCCTGCTGATTTCCATTCTGATCCTGAACAAGGTTTAA
- a CDS encoding V-type ATP synthase subunit F: MRFYLISDNVDTQVGLRLAGIDGVVVHETAEVQKALKEAMAMEDVAVILITENLLSLCPDLIYDLKLNQKRPLILEIPDRHGNGRTKDSITRYVREAIGLKI, from the coding sequence ATGCGCTTTTACCTGATAAGCGACAATGTGGATACGCAGGTTGGGCTGCGTCTGGCCGGGATCGACGGCGTGGTGGTTCATGAGACCGCCGAGGTGCAGAAAGCACTGAAGGAGGCCATGGCAATGGAAGATGTCGCCGTTATTCTGATAACGGAAAACCTCCTTTCCCTTTGCCCCGATCTGATTTATGATTTAAAGCTCAATCAAAAGCGCCCGCTTATTCTGGAAATTCCGGACAGACACGGCAACGGCCGTACGAAGGATTCGATTACCCGTTATGTCCGTGAGGCCATCGGGCTGAAAATTTAA
- a CDS encoding V-type ATP synthase subunit E has product MAVNDDKMNKFYLAINHYAEEQRKKIEREVTEFKQKELDEAEVEVLTQAYRLIQKEMAEMRNAISREMAQREMEGRKELLAQRRKITTEVFGRAKNALTEFTQKSDYALLLKKFAAELSGTFTTPGTVLCIKKEDETYQELIKEAFGKDCTFKISPDIHIGGIRAYNSRMGIAADITLDSMLEDQREWFAENSGMAIV; this is encoded by the coding sequence ATGGCTGTCAACGATGATAAAATGAATAAATTCTACCTTGCCATCAATCACTACGCGGAAGAACAGCGTAAAAAGATTGAGCGGGAAGTGACGGAATTCAAGCAAAAAGAGCTGGATGAAGCCGAGGTGGAGGTGCTGACTCAAGCATACCGCCTGATCCAGAAGGAAATGGCGGAAATGCGCAACGCGATTTCCCGTGAAATGGCTCAGCGTGAAATGGAAGGCCGAAAGGAACTTCTGGCTCAACGCCGGAAAATCACCACGGAGGTTTTTGGGCGTGCCAAAAACGCGCTGACGGAGTTTACGCAGAAAAGCGACTATGCCCTTCTGCTGAAAAAATTCGCGGCCGAGCTTTCGGGGACCTTTACAACACCCGGCACTGTCCTTTGCATTAAAAAAGAAGACGAAACCTACCAGGAGCTGATAAAAGAGGCTTTTGGAAAAGACTGTACTTTCAAGATCAGCCCCGACATTCATATCGGCGGGATCCGCGCCTACAATTCCCGGATGGGCATTGCCGCGGACATAACGCTCGATTCCATGTTGGAGGACCAGCGCGAGTGGTTTGCGGAAAACTCGGGGATGGCTATCGTCTGA